AGTCCCCAAAAACTGGACCAGACCATAAAGCGTCTCTAACGCAAGCTCCACCCCCCACTCGTCCAAGCTTCCAAATATGGTCACTTCTGTGTTCCATAAAAACCAAGAAGGTTCTGgacaaacaaacccaaactGGGTTCTTCTCGACATCAACGGGTGATGTCACAGCAGGTCAGGTtgtgatgcgtgtgtgtgtgtgtgtgtgtcctcagactCTCACCGCTGGATGTGGTGGTATcacgccctctgctggttgcTCAGTGCCTCTGGAGTCATCTGCATCCTGGTCGGTCACGAGCACTACAGCATCGACGTGGTCATCGCGTACTTTGCTACCACGCGGACGTTCTGGTGGTATCACACCATGGCCAACTCACATgtaggtgcacacacacacacacacacacacgcacacgcacacacagccaTATCGGatgcatgtgtgttcatgttgttcGTTTGTGTCCAGTCGCTTCATCAGGCTCCAAACAGCTGCCTGTCCAGAACGTGGTGGAACcccatcttcaacttcctggaGAGGAACGTCCAGGCCACGGTTCCTCTGGAGTTCTCGTGGCCGGTGTCGTTGCCGTCGTCGTGCCGGCAGAGATACAGGATCGTGGAGGGAACGAGGGACGAATGAGGACGGAGGACGCGCGGAGAGCGACCCGCACCGGTGGAAgcggaagaggaagaggaggagccacagaggaggtGCCGTCACGTTCACATAAACACCTTCACCTCTCAAACCTCCTTTGAGCCATTGACTGAGTAAATAAGTGAAGATCAGGTCCAGGTTTTCTCAGGTTTGTAAAAAAGACTGTTGCCTGTGAGTTCCTGAACTGTGGACGACCAAAAAACAACCTTCTGTTCCTTTATAAAGGAAGTTTACAATTTAAATTATAAGTCTTAAcgtaatgaaaacacattttgtttttctgagcaTTAAACTGAAATGTGCTCACTCTGCGTCcgatttttttcactttcatccAAAATCAACAGGATCCGAATAAACAGAGGTTTTCATGCGTAAAAACAACCAAtataatccttcagattattgttttgtgattattattattgttattacatcCGTGTCTTTGCGGTCGTTTTTGAGGGCGTTACCGTGCAGAAAAAATGTTGAAACTTTACAAGCAGttgcgttgctcaagggctctacgGCGCCCCCCCGAGGTGAAAACAGGCAGAATTTGGTGTGAAGATGTTTTCGAGCGGGACGAAGAAAAAAGTCGGCCGTCGCCGTGGgctcgactcaacaggaagtcggccgtTTTGCGCGGTACGTAAATGAGCGAGACATCAAaggattcaaaagtgaggtcagaGAACTGGGACTTTAATAAAATTGAGTAAAAGTCTTTGCAAAGGACATAATCTTACAAGATGGCCGATACAATATTCCAGTGATTGATTTaatctatttgtttattttcccgtattttttttcctcctggcAGCTGctggttcctcctcctcttccttttaccctgggaaaaaaaaaaaagattaaactGAGGctaacagtcacacacacacacacacacacacatatatagcaGTGGACATACGTAGTTGTCTCGTGCGGACCATCCAGGATACAGCTGCATGTGGAGTGATCGCTCCTTTTGGGCCAGGTCGTAATATTTGGACTGTTCAGAGCTGGACAGAGAGTTCCACTGACACAGACATGAGTTTGCACTTAGAGACATTTTTAACGTGACAGTTCAGGGTTTTCTAAAGTGTGTTTGCagtatctcactgttacacagactttacTAACAGGAaagtcaagtttgtaaaccgctcactctcccacaccaaagcccatagagaaaatcactgattttaacatcacagcactcaagagctgttgatccaccgctgcctccatcactgagttcaaatgtcttattttgagaCGTCgtcatttgaaatcctttgttcagattgacctctgcgacacaaagtcaccacacgaggcagcagaggaccagcagctcctgtgtccccgtgagctaaaatcactggttttctctatgggctttggtgtgggagagtgagcggtttacaaacgtcagtttcctgttcctGTCTCACTTTGACACGTCCtcctgtgacatcacagcgaCGTCTCACCTTGCGTCCCAGGACGCGGTTGATGGcggcgctctctctctctcgtcccTCCTGAAGGACTTTGTGTCTCGTTTCCTTCATGAAGAGCATGAAGGCGTTGAGCGGCTTCTTCACCACCTgcctgccgccgccgctgctgctgaggGCGAGAGACATACAcattacacagagagagagagaaagtgtgtccGCCATCATATGAAAAAAGAAGGTAAAAGTTCCGCCTTCACTCAAACCCCTCAAAAACCTCACCTGGTGGCGCCGTTGACACGGAAACAGGGGCGTGTCACGGAGTGGGcgtctgtgattggctggtcGTACGGCGAGGACGGCGGTAAATGTGTGTCGCTGTAGAGCAGGAGGGGAACGAGAGGATGGACGGACGACTGCAGACAGACCagttttaaaatctttaaattcacacactttcattttaacatggatgtttttttaatgttcttaaCGCTGTGAAACATCGTGATCGCAAATATATCAGTGAGCGTCAGATTTCATTCAAATGTTCAACTGTTTATATAAAGTTTGttgaagcagaagaagaaaagtcatgtgttaaatgattcaaatgtgatgaaatttgtcttattttctttcagatttttattttcttgcctCACTGCACGGACACGCCGTGGCTCAGCGGTTCACTGGCGTCGTCTTTAACTGAAAACGACGACAGCTTGtggcttttaatgtttttttcttctcccttcaAACGCTAATGTTTACGCTAACGCGAGGCTACAAGATGGCCGACACTCTGAAGCCCCGAGACTGTGAGTGTCACGTTTAACACTGATCGTGTTAGAGACGAAGCatatgactcacacacacacacacacacacacactcacagcagcagcagtggtggtggtgttgtgtcGCCCCCCGCTGgtcacaaactgctgctgctgctgttgtcgtCCCGTCTCCTgaaagaagataaaaataactgaaatattacaacaaatgattgattttactgaacaaaacaaacaaaaccacagttTAAAGATGTATTTTCAACtctgtttatataaataatgtcacaaaatgacGTTAAAAACAACGTTGaataaaccattttattttttaaaaaatcattaaatcatgATTTATCTGTTCCAAATGCTTTAATAAAAgcactttgatttaaaaatatataaatattaatgtaattaaactgttaaacatgctaaaatatgaatgttttaatgataaataagaataatgatcTGACTGTTTCTCACGCAGAGACTTGACAGACGAGTAAATCAgcgacaaaaacataaataaaacaaataaaatgcacatttaccTGTGGATTTGACGTCTGCTCCATAATTAAATTCAGATAAATCCGATTAAACTGCGATAATACGTGAGATTCACACCATGTCAAACTGaagactgaggaaaaaaatccacttcatgatgttttgtgtgtattttttttcttcttccccggaggtttttctgtcactgctcattttcatgttttctgtcactgtgtcgttcatgtgtttgtccacttgggggcagcagaataaaaaaacaaaaaaaccctagGAACGATTTTTCCAACTCGTAAAAGTCACTTGTTCCGCAGTAAATTAGTCACAAAAGTTTTTATTCGTTACGACACGGTTTATGTGCGTGGATGGAGTTAGCTAAATatcgcaaaaaaacaaaacattaatgcGTCATAAGGAAAGATTAAACTGCGATAAATGTCACTCACTGTGAAGACaggtcattgtttttcttcGTAACTTCGTAAGTTTATAGCTTTTGttgattattgttgttttttcgtAAACAAAAAAACGCAGAAcgttgtttctttgtgttttcagtcaaacttcGCTCAGTGTCGCGGTCGCCGCCGTCCGCCAACGACGTaagacaaatcacttcctgtgtgcagctgggGGAATGTCCCCGGGCGCCACAGAGAGCACGGTTTAATCCACATGTATCAGACAaagttacgtactacagctttaatgacaacaacatactcttttttttgtgtgtgtgttcagtgaaacTGTGGACGACCTCCTTCCACGTTTCCTCAGGCTCACatctctgacctttgacctctcctcAGCCTGTAGCTTCAGCACTGTCACGATCATCAGACTGAATCTCACTGAAGAGAGAGACGCTGCAGCACGGGGTTATGAATATGAATCTGAGACGTTTAACACGTTCatatttgtacatgtttttatttaaatgattgtaAAATGATCACGTGATCACATTTAATCTGATCAGGAGGCGGTGGAGACTGAAGATTAGACTGAGACAAGGCATGGATTTACAGAGGAGGATTATAGAGCCtcatgaaacaaaaaataaataaaacaaacccaaaacagcctgaattctgagattaaaatctaaATTCTGACTTTGAAAAGACTGAATTGTAAG
The nucleotide sequence above comes from Solea senegalensis isolate Sse05_10M linkage group LG3, IFAPA_SoseM_1, whole genome shotgun sequence. Encoded proteins:
- the LOC122765972 gene encoding transcription factor 7-like, which translates into the protein MMADTLSLSLCVMCMSLALSSSGGGRQVVKKPLNAFMLFMKETRHKVLQEGRERESAAINRVLGRKWNSLSSSEQSKYYDLAQKERSLHMQLYPGWSARDNYGKRKRRRNQQLPGGKKIRENKQID